One Pseudonocardia sediminis DNA window includes the following coding sequences:
- a CDS encoding acyl-CoA dehydrogenase family protein yields the protein MDLTYTAAEEEFRSELRSWLSANIPDEWSRPGFWESLDDDESFRLRRDWERDKALAGFAGIQWPTEFGGRGGTPGMKAIYDEETVRAQAPRTVNPLGLTFLAPTVMAIGTDAQKKEIIGPMLRNEVIWCQGFSEPGAGSDLAALSTKGVRDGDDFVVNGQKVWTTNAMYGDKIFTMVRTEAGSEKHRGISMLLIDMDQPGVDARPLKQMSGASEFGEVFFSDARVPATDCLGEIGDGWRTAMLLLSFERGASGISQYTEFRRQYDEIAAVARTLGRDTDPVIRNKLARVLIELECLKLHSMHVLTRTEQGKDLGFEASMTKLQWSEAFQDLWEVYDDILGEDATLDSLGDLDLRPLHGQAMWSRSVTIWGGSSQVQRNITAERVLGLPR from the coding sequence ATGGACCTGACCTACACCGCGGCCGAGGAGGAGTTCCGTAGCGAGCTCCGTTCCTGGCTGTCGGCGAACATCCCCGACGAGTGGAGCCGTCCCGGCTTCTGGGAGTCCCTGGACGACGACGAGAGCTTCCGTCTGCGCCGGGACTGGGAGCGGGACAAGGCTCTCGCCGGGTTCGCCGGGATCCAGTGGCCGACCGAGTTCGGCGGCCGCGGCGGGACGCCCGGTATGAAGGCGATCTACGACGAGGAGACCGTCCGGGCGCAGGCTCCGCGCACGGTCAACCCGCTCGGCCTGACCTTCCTCGCCCCGACCGTGATGGCCATCGGTACGGACGCGCAGAAGAAGGAGATCATCGGCCCGATGCTGCGCAATGAGGTGATCTGGTGCCAGGGCTTCTCCGAGCCCGGCGCCGGGTCCGACCTCGCGGCGCTGTCGACCAAGGGCGTCCGCGACGGTGACGACTTCGTCGTCAACGGCCAGAAGGTCTGGACGACCAACGCCATGTACGGCGACAAGATCTTCACCATGGTCCGCACCGAGGCGGGCAGCGAGAAGCACCGCGGCATCTCGATGCTGCTGATCGACATGGACCAGCCCGGTGTGGACGCGCGCCCGCTCAAGCAGATGAGCGGCGCCAGCGAGTTCGGCGAGGTCTTCTTCTCCGACGCCCGCGTCCCGGCCACCGACTGCCTCGGCGAGATCGGTGACGGCTGGCGGACCGCGATGCTGCTGCTCTCGTTCGAGCGCGGCGCGTCGGGCATCTCGCAGTACACCGAGTTCCGCCGCCAGTACGACGAGATCGCCGCCGTGGCGCGCACGCTCGGCCGCGACACCGACCCGGTGATCCGCAACAAGCTGGCCCGGGTCCTCATCGAGCTGGAGTGCCTGAAGCTGCACTCGATGCACGTGCTCACCCGGACCGAGCAGGGCAAGGACCTCGGGTTCGAGGCGTCGATGACCAAGCTGCAGTGGTCCGAGGCGTTCCAGGACCTGTGGGAGGTCTACGACGACATCCTCGGCGAGGACGCCACGCTCGACTCGCTCGGCGACCTCGACCTGCGCCCGCTGCACGGGCAGGCCATGTGGTCGCGCTCGGTCACCATCTGGGGCGGCTCGTCCCAGGTCCAGCGCAACATCACCGCCGAGCGCGTGCTCGGCCTGCCGCGGTAG
- a CDS encoding acyl-CoA dehydrogenase family protein produces MFFALTDDQREFDTAVRGYLAERFDLEAVRGVVEDVDGDGHPDSLWKAAAEQGWPAVLVPEEHEGLGLGLVEAQVIARALGAGAAPGPWRGTVLAAEAIRFGGSDEQKAQWLPKLASGEAVGAFSLRGTAPGAVPAVEYGAVADVVVVRTEGGLGLSTSFTATPVGSFDGTTRIAALTVDDVEVLPGATSEVLRQVTDRATVLVAADLVGIAREAVSRTVAYDRDRQQFGVPVGSFQAIKHALADLHVGVTMAEHAALYAAHAVDAGTDDADLAVAVAKGKASEVALQATAAMIQYHGGIGYTWEHEAHFFYKRAKRLAGQFGDADAQRERIAALTI; encoded by the coding sequence ATGTTCTTCGCACTCACCGACGACCAGCGGGAGTTCGACACCGCGGTCCGCGGGTACCTGGCCGAGCGCTTCGACCTCGAGGCCGTCCGCGGCGTCGTGGAGGACGTCGACGGTGACGGGCACCCGGACTCGCTCTGGAAGGCCGCCGCCGAGCAGGGCTGGCCGGCCGTGCTCGTCCCGGAGGAGCACGAGGGTCTGGGCCTCGGACTAGTGGAGGCGCAGGTGATCGCCCGCGCGCTGGGCGCCGGCGCCGCGCCCGGTCCGTGGCGGGGCACCGTCCTGGCCGCGGAGGCGATCCGTTTCGGCGGCTCCGACGAGCAGAAGGCGCAGTGGCTGCCCAAGCTCGCCTCCGGTGAGGCCGTGGGCGCGTTCTCGCTGCGCGGTACCGCGCCGGGGGCCGTCCCGGCCGTGGAGTACGGCGCCGTCGCCGACGTCGTCGTCGTCCGGACCGAGGGCGGGCTGGGGCTGTCGACGTCGTTCACCGCGACGCCGGTCGGATCCTTCGACGGCACCACCCGGATCGCCGCACTCACCGTCGACGACGTCGAGGTGCTGCCCGGGGCCACCTCCGAGGTCCTGCGCCAGGTCACCGACCGGGCCACCGTGCTCGTCGCGGCGGACCTGGTGGGGATCGCCCGCGAGGCCGTCTCGCGCACCGTCGCCTACGACCGTGACCGTCAGCAGTTCGGCGTGCCGGTCGGCTCGTTCCAGGCGATCAAGCACGCGCTGGCCGACCTGCACGTCGGGGTCACGATGGCCGAGCACGCGGCGCTCTACGCCGCGCACGCGGTCGACGCCGGCACCGACGACGCCGACCTCGCGGTGGCCGTGGCCAAGGGCAAGGCCTCCGAGGTGGCCCTGCAGGCGACCGCCGCGATGATCCAGTACCACGGCGGCATCGGCTACACCTGGGAGCACGAGGCGCACTTCTTCTACAAGCGCGCCAAGCGTCTCGCGGGCCAGTTCGGCGACGCCGACGCCCAGCGCGAGCGGATCGCCGCGCTGACGATCTGA
- a CDS encoding PadR family transcriptional regulator produces the protein MPATPVNSTAAALLGLLHGGPMTGGQLVSAAGEQFGLFFSVTRSQVYRELPVLTEEGLLRLGKQGPRASQAYVITAAGKRAFKGWLAAGGEAEAVRSPLVLRLLNAGSLTVKQRAELLRSSRDAYTERLAQARAAAKETEDPYGRPVAEFAVAHTRAMIKLIDAVPAE, from the coding sequence ATGCCAGCCACACCCGTCAACTCCACCGCCGCCGCGCTGCTCGGTCTGCTGCACGGAGGCCCGATGACCGGTGGGCAGCTCGTGTCGGCGGCCGGGGAGCAGTTCGGACTGTTCTTCTCGGTCACCCGAAGCCAGGTCTACCGGGAGCTCCCGGTCCTCACCGAGGAGGGACTGCTCCGCCTGGGCAAGCAGGGTCCCCGCGCGTCGCAGGCCTATGTGATCACCGCGGCCGGCAAGCGCGCCTTCAAGGGCTGGCTCGCCGCCGGCGGAGAGGCCGAGGCGGTCCGAAGCCCACTGGTGCTGCGTCTGCTCAACGCCGGGTCGTTGACGGTCAAGCAGCGCGCGGAGCTGCTGCGGTCCTCGCGCGACGCCTACACCGAGCGTCTCGCCCAGGCCCGGGCCGCGGCGAAGGAGACCGAGGACCCCTACGGCCGTCCGGTCGCGGAGTTCGCCGTGGCGCACACCCGCGCCATGATCAAGCTGATCGACGCCGTCCCGGCCGAGTGA